The Montipora capricornis isolate CH-2021 chromosome 3, ASM3666992v2, whole genome shotgun sequence genome window below encodes:
- the LOC138041724 gene encoding uncharacterized protein translates to MMPRWLFSLCFKPFGYLKSLNMFHRRHKSRKRTRSRSPSSRQNSVSSPDIHHEGSPPKRRKNENDSLQKILQSIERLSNRIDSLESRANQPESIANTDDDALSIMAGETSGLDIGEPLATETSFKTATTPVGAPVEPIKAPVEPIQAPVAPIKAPTESSKTSDEVEDSAKSSDDHGLFDPVAKSTSWKPSTSFSKFLDTNFRRKLSYQQSLVIMDDWATPEVDALSAPKLDQQLLNQVPFKVKKFVQERDKEMFNAQRAFLNATGPLCGLHDCIENDSAPTYEEIKVALEQALCLLGSANTQLSILRRQRVLAAINRSRTNLAELPLLMQNCGYLEMISPL, encoded by the exons ATGATGCCTCGGTGgcttttttccttgtgcttcaaACCTTTTG GATATTTAAAATCGCTGAACATGTTCCATAGACGACACAAGTCGCGTAAAAGGACTCGCTCCCGGTCGCCATCTTCCCGCCAAAACTCTGTATCGTCGCCTGACATACATCATGAAGGGTCTCCGCCGAAACGGCGCAAGAACGAGAACGATTCCCTTCAGAAGATTCTTCAGTCGATTGAACGTCTTTCCAACCGAATAGACTCGTTAGAGTCCCGAGCAAATCAGCCAGAATCTATTGCAAATACTGATGACGATGCTTTGTCGATTATGGCTGGCGAAACGTCAGGCTTGGACATAGGTGAGCCTTTGGCGACCGAAACATCTTTTAAGACTGCTACTACGCCCGTTGGGGCACCCGTAGAGCCTATTAAGGCACCCGTAGAGCCTATTCAGGCACCCGTAGCGCCTATTAAGGCACCAACAGAGTCTAGTAAGACATCTGACGAAGTTGAAGACTCGGCGAAATCTAGTGATGATCATGGGCTGTTCGACCCAGTTGCCAAATCAACCTCCTGGAAACCATCAACCTCCTTCTCCAAGTTTCTGGATACTAACTTTCGGAGAAAATTATCTTACCAGCAATCTCTGGTTATTATGGATGACTGGGCAACTCCTGAAGTGGATGCACTCTCTGCTCCAAAACTCGATCAACAATTGTTGAATCAAGTACCATTTAAAGTGAAAAAGTTTGTACAAGAAAGGGATAAGGAAATGTTTAACGCCCAGCGTGCTTTCCTAAATGCCACGGGGCCACTTTGTGGCCTTCATGATTGTATCGAAAATGATTCAGCTCCAACTTATGAGGAAATTAAAGTAGCTTTGGAACAAGCTCTTTGCCTTTTAGGCTCAGCCAATACTCAGCTGTCTATTCTGAGACGACAGAGAGTCCTTGCCGCCATAAACCGTTCGAGGACAAACCTCGCGGAACTACCTCTTCTGATGCAAAATTGTGGCTATTTGGAGATGATTTCCCCTCTTTAG